A genomic segment from Nicotiana tabacum cultivar K326 chromosome 7, ASM71507v2, whole genome shotgun sequence encodes:
- the LOC107823790 gene encoding scopoletin glucosyltransferase-like codes for MDRKTDQLHMYFLPMMAPGHMIPLVDIARQFARHGAKITIITTPLNASTFSKAIQRDRELGSDISIRTTEFPCKEAGLPDGCENIASTTSTEMYLKFIMGLSLFQQPFEQFLEEDHPDCLVAAPQFSWAVDVAAKLGIPRIFFNGTGFFPLCALHSLMEHTPHLKVESETEEFIIPGLPDTIKMSRQQLPDHLKYETESIITEIVRNIMRAEMTSYGAIVNSFYELEPNYVTHRELEGRKAWHVGPVSLYNKDNEDKAQRGHGISFCEHQCLDWLNTKEPKSVIYICFGSMSVFSSAQLLEIAMALEASDQQFVWATQDTINEQTWLPEGFEEKLKGRGLIIKGWVPQVLILDHEAIGGFVTHCGWNSLLEGVTAGVPMVTWPLSAEQFFNEKLPTEILKIGVPVGAQAWSYRTDSTVPINRENIQRAITKLMVGQEAEEMRSRAAALGNLAKMAVEKGGSSDNSLGSLLEELRKRKSSSN; via the coding sequence ATGGATAGAAAAACTGATCAACTTCACATGTACTTTCTGCCGATGATGGCTCCTGGCCACATGATACCACTAGTGGACATAGCCAGGCAATTCGCTAGGCACGGGGCGAAGATAACCATTATCACGACTCCTCTCAACGCGTCTACATTCTCCAAAGCAATCCAAAGAGACAGAGAGTTGGGCAGTGATATTAGCATCCGTACGACCGAGTTTCCTTGCAAAGAAGCTGGATTGCCAGATGGCTGTGAAAACATAGCTTCTACTACTAGTACAGAGATGTATCTGAAATTCATCATGGGCCTATCCCTATTTCAACAACCATTTGAACAATTCCTAGAAGAAGATCATCCAGATTGTCTAGTAGCAGCCCCTCAATTTTCATGGGCTGTTGATGTTGCAGCCAAGCTGGGGATTCCAAGAATATTTTTCAATGGCACTGGTTTTTTTCCTCTTTGTGCTTTACATAGTTTGATGGAACACACACCTCATTTGAAGGTTGAATCGGAGACGGAAGAGTTCATCATCCCTGGCCTTCCTGACACAATAAAGATGTCAAGGCAACAACTTCCAGACCATTTAAAATATGAAACAGAAAGCATAATAACTGAAATTGTTAGGAATATTATGAGAGCAGAAATGACTAGCTATGGAGCTATTGTAAACAGCTTTTATGAGCTGGAACCAAATTATGTAACACACAGGGAATTGGAAGGGAGAAAAGCATGGCACGTCGGTCCAGTTTCCCTCTACAACAAAGACAATGAAGATAAAGCCCAAAGAGGACATGGCATCTCCTTTTGTGAGCATCAGTGTTTGGATTGGCTCAATACCAAGGAACCAAAATCAGTCATTTATATATGTTTCGGCAGTATGTCTGTCTTTTCATCCGCTCAGTTGCTTGAGATAGCAATGGCTCTTGAAGCTTCAGACCAGCAATTTGTTTGGGCGACGCAAGATACAATCAATGAGCAGACGTGGTTGCCAGAAGGATTTGAGGAAAAGCTGAAGGGACGAGGACTGATAATCAAAGGATGGGTGCCCCAGGTGTTAATCCTTGATCATGAAGCCATTGGAGGTTTTGTGACTCACTGCGGGTGGAACTCGTTGCTGGAGGGAGTAACTGCTGGAGTGCCAATGGTCACGTGGCCACTGTCAGCGGAACAATTTTTTAATGAAAAGCTGCCCACGGAGATTTTAAAGATAGGAGTTCCAGTAGGTGCTCAGGCTTGGTCTTACAGAACAGATAGTACAGTCCCAATAAACAGGGAAAACATACAGAGAGCAATCACCAAACTGATGGTTGGTCAGGAAGCTGAGGAGATGAGAAGCCGTGCAGCTGCCTTAGGAAATTTGGCTAAAATGGCAGTGGAGAAAGGTGGATCCTCTGACAACAGCTTGGGTTCCTTACTAGAAGAATTGAGGAAGAGGAAAAGCAGCTCCAACTGA